A stretch of DNA from Gemmatimonadota bacterium:
CTAGTCTGACCGATATGGACGGCGCCCGTTGCCTGGTGGTCGTCGGCGCCCAGTGGGGCGACGAGGGGAAGGGGAAAATCGTCGATGTGCTGGCGGCCCAGGCCGACATCGTCGCCCGCTATCAGGGCGGCCCGAACGCCGGCCACACGGTGCACGTGGGTGGCGAGGAGTTCGTCCTGCACCAGATCCCGTCCGGCATCCTGCACCCCTCGCAGCGCTGCCTCCTCGGCAACGGCGTGGTGCTCGACCCCGAGCAGTTCTTCCTCGAGCTGGACACGCTCGAAGCGCGCGGCATCGCCGCCGAGACCCGCGTCGGGGTCAGCGCGCGCGCCCATCTGCTGCTCGACTACCACAAGCGCCTGGACCAGGCCAGTGAGCAGCGGCTGGGCGCGGGGCGGCTGGGCACGACAGGGAAGGGGATCGGCCCGGCCTACGAGGACAAGATGGCGCGCCGCGGCGTGCGCGTGGGCGACCTGCGCTACCTCGGCCGCGCCCAGGACCTGGTGCGCTCCGCGGCCGAGCGGGCCAACGAACGCCTGATCGCCGGCGGCGCCGAGCCCCTCGAAACCTGGCGCATCGTCGAGAACGTGCTGGCCGCGCGCACCCGGCTGCTGCCGCGCATTACCGACACTGGCCGCGAGATCGCCAGCGCGCTGGCCCGCGGCGCCCGCATCCTGCTCGAGGGCGCACAGGGCGCGCTCCTGGACATCGATCACGGCACCTATCCCTTCGTTACCTCGTCCACCACCACTGCGGCCGGCGCCGCCACCGGCGTGGGCATCGGGCCCACCTCCATCGACGCCGTGCTCGGCGTGGTCAAGGCGTACACCACGCGCGTGGGCAGCGGACCCATGCCTACCGAGCTGCCACCCGAGCTGGGCGACCAATTGCGCGAGCTCGGCGGCGAGTACGGCGCCACCACCGGCCGCCCCCGGCGCTGCGGCTGGTTCGATGCCGTCCTCGTCCGCTACGCCGCCCGCGTCAACGGCCTGACCGGTCTGGCCTTGACCAAGCTGGACGTGCTCGATTCGCTCGACGAGATCCGCATTGCTGCCGCCTACCAGGCGGGCGGCACTACGCTCGAGGACTTCCCCGATGACCTGGCCGTGCTCGGCCAGGTCGAGCCCGTCTACGAGACGCTGCCCGGCTGGCGTACGCCGACCGGCGAGGCGCGCTCGCCCGCCCACCTGCCCGAAGGCGCCCACCACTACCTGCGCCGCATGGAAGAGCTGACCGGCGTCCCCATCCGCCTGGTTTCCGTCGGCACCGGCCGCGAGCAGATAATCCGCTTCCCTT
This window harbors:
- a CDS encoding adenylosuccinate synthase, with the translated sequence MDGARCLVVVGAQWGDEGKGKIVDVLAAQADIVARYQGGPNAGHTVHVGGEEFVLHQIPSGILHPSQRCLLGNGVVLDPEQFFLELDTLEARGIAAETRVGVSARAHLLLDYHKRLDQASEQRLGAGRLGTTGKGIGPAYEDKMARRGVRVGDLRYLGRAQDLVRSAAERANERLIAGGAEPLETWRIVENVLAARTRLLPRITDTGREIASALARGARILLEGAQGALLDIDHGTYPFVTSSTTTAAGAATGVGIGPTSIDAVLGVVKAYTTRVGSGPMPTELPPELGDQLRELGGEYGATTGRPRRCGWFDAVLVRYAARVNGLTGLALTKLDVLDSLDEIRIAAAYQAGGTTLEDFPDDLAVLGQVEPVYETLPGWRTPTGEARSPAHLPEGAHHYLRRMEELTGVPIRLVSVGTGREQIIRFP